The following are encoded together in the Ezakiella massiliensis genome:
- a CDS encoding ABC transporter ATP-binding protein — translation MKKFKEQSKIYKFIFGFAFKVAKKEMLYIIMGGLLSAAMLFINLFVPKLIIDNIGTSEPSQLLIYGAMLVLANLLFAKLPGLIQEAVDNSWDTIYINIRDHMADKTLKLKFEDLENPEIVSIKENADFINRTNAPMISFISNSVNFIISLLKLALITGIALSFSPLMTALMIIIALVQVKMSQNIMVLMNNFMGGIVETNRIFSAFFGILGNDLKQMDVRMFNSEELITHNLQDFSGKINSNYKIMRKKMAKNISLMGVLNVLIIAISYIYTGLRTIGILGGQKLGLGSFYLYSSALAMFNTNFFDMIKSLSFMNSSAAMIKPLYDYMNLEEEEASDSDKESLKAIDKIEFKNVSFKYPASEANVLNDVSFEIHRGEKISIVGLNGAGKTTIIKLLCGFYTANDGEILINDKPIDAYKKKDLQKNISAVFQDYHLFNFTIGENISSDPTYDKAKVQKIISDLNLTERVDKAKDGVDSLVGVGNLEGERFSGGERQKIAIGRALYKDADLVILDEPTSALDPESEAEIYENFAKLVHDKTSIFISHRMSSSVFCDKILLLNNSRVEAFDSHKNLMKNTDSLYYKLFTTQQENYLIEKEKSQVM, via the coding sequence ATGAAAAAATTTAAAGAACAAAGTAAAATCTACAAATTCATTTTCGGTTTTGCCTTTAAGGTAGCTAAAAAAGAAATGCTCTATATAATCATGGGCGGACTCTTGTCAGCCGCCATGCTCTTTATAAATCTCTTTGTGCCAAAGCTGATTATCGACAACATTGGGACAAGTGAGCCAAGCCAGCTGCTAATCTACGGGGCCATGCTGGTCCTTGCCAACCTGCTCTTTGCCAAGTTGCCCGGCCTTATTCAAGAGGCTGTGGACAATTCTTGGGACACGATTTATATAAATATCAGAGACCACATGGCTGACAAGACTTTGAAGCTGAAGTTTGAGGACCTGGAAAATCCTGAGATCGTATCCATCAAGGAGAACGCGGACTTTATTAACAGGACCAACGCTCCTATGATTTCCTTTATATCAAACAGCGTTAACTTTATAATCTCTCTCTTGAAATTGGCCCTTATAACTGGAATCGCCCTGTCTTTTAGTCCACTTATGACAGCACTTATGATAATAATCGCCCTGGTCCAAGTTAAGATGTCTCAAAACATCATGGTTCTTATGAATAATTTTATGGGCGGCATTGTTGAGACTAACAGGATTTTTTCTGCGTTTTTTGGCATCCTTGGAAACGATCTCAAGCAGATGGACGTCAGGATGTTTAATTCAGAAGAATTGATCACCCACAATCTGCAGGATTTCTCTGGCAAGATCAATAGCAATTATAAAATCATGAGAAAGAAGATGGCTAAAAATATTTCCCTTATGGGGGTCTTAAATGTTTTAATAATTGCCATCTCATATATTTACACCGGTCTTAGGACAATCGGTATTTTAGGCGGCCAAAAGCTGGGATTGGGTTCATTTTATTTATACAGTTCGGCACTCGCCATGTTTAACACCAATTTCTTTGATATGATCAAGTCCCTATCCTTTATGAATTCGAGCGCGGCCATGATAAAGCCTCTCTATGATTATATGAATCTGGAGGAAGAAGAGGCGAGCGATAGTGATAAGGAAAGCCTAAAGGCAATCGACAAGATTGAATTTAAAAACGTCTCTTTCAAGTATCCGGCCTCAGAGGCAAATGTCCTAAACGATGTTTCCTTTGAGATCCACAGGGGCGAAAAGATTTCAATCGTGGGCCTAAACGGGGCTGGCAAAACCACAATTATTAAACTCCTCTGCGGTTTTTATACGGCAAATGATGGGGAGATTTTAATAAATGACAAGCCTATTGATGCTTACAAGAAAAAAGACCTGCAGAAAAATATTTCTGCAGTCTTTCAAGACTATCATCTCTTTAACTTTACAATCGGCGAAAATATTTCCTCTGACCCGACTTATGACAAGGCCAAGGTCCAGAAAATTATTAGCGATTTAAATTTGACCGAGAGAGTCGACAAGGCCAAGGACGGCGTGGACTCACTGGTCGGCGTGGGCAACCTGGAGGGCGAACGCTTCTCCGGCGGCGAGCGGCAAAAAATCGCAATTGGCCGGGCCCTTTACAAGGACGCAGACTTGGTAATCTTGGACGAACCCACATCTGCCCTGGATCCTGAATCCGAGGCGGAGATTTACGAAAACTTTGCCAAGCTGGTTCACGATAAGACTTCGATTTTTATTTCCCACAGGATGAGCTCATCAGTTTTTTGCGACAAAATTTTGCTCCTAAACAATTCCAGGGTCGAAGCCTTTGATTCCCACAAGAATTTGATGAAAAATACAGACAGCTTGTATTATAAGCTCTTTACCACCCAGCAGGAAAATTATTTAATAGAGAAAGAAAAGAGCCAAGTTATGTAG
- a CDS encoding ABC transporter ATP-binding protein — translation MRDFFKTFKRMLKETRAFDKSFFWVFAAITISKGLLPIFLSVIPKLMVESFDRGLEAKATIIYYGIIYFVIAAIGMLVSSYLKEATASNRFDARFNLMGKMFVKVLNADYKYIVDENFWDQSREGFESLSSDMRGYQGALENFIDSGADVLSIIIFLIILGMLSPLVSLTLALYICLFVYIELERTQLKLAMQKDENKHLRKLDYLYETTGALEYGKEIRIYDLGEDLMKRYKEAVVDYKNFLRSYKRKDFLYNSLAVLGLLGSSALAIWYLITGYRSGTVSSANFMMYLSSLISLGVLVETFTRRFCFYVISESKKTRTAFELLDSDLSHKGVLDIELNPPMEIEFKDLWFKYADDSPYVLKGLNLKINANETVALVGRNGAGKSTIIALLTGFYEPTKGQILLNGVDISKFSKKDLYTYFNGIFQNVNLFPLDLAHNVAMQENPDEKRVWQALEAVGLKEKFQAISTGLQTQILKGVYNDAVGLSGGEAQKVSISRAIYKDAPITLLDEPTAALDALAEYDIYTGLHKASDAKTSIYISHRLSSTKFCDRIVYLEDGKVLEEGTHDELLERDGEYARIFKIQGKYYQKENYEDEKI, via the coding sequence ATGAGAGATTTTTTTAAGACTTTTAAGCGGATGCTGAAGGAGACCAGGGCTTTTGATAAGAGCTTTTTCTGGGTCTTTGCCGCCATAACTATTTCCAAGGGGCTCTTGCCCATATTTTTGTCGGTAATTCCTAAGCTCATGGTCGAGAGTTTTGACCGGGGCCTGGAGGCCAAGGCGACCATTATTTATTATGGGATAATTTATTTTGTAATAGCTGCCATTGGCATGCTGGTTAGCTCTTATTTGAAAGAGGCGACCGCTAGCAATCGTTTTGATGCTCGTTTTAATTTGATGGGTAAGATGTTTGTAAAAGTCTTAAATGCCGACTACAAGTACATAGTTGATGAAAATTTTTGGGACCAATCCAGGGAGGGCTTTGAGTCCTTGTCCTCTGACATGAGGGGTTACCAAGGGGCCCTGGAGAATTTTATAGATTCAGGGGCGGATGTGCTTTCTATTATAATCTTCCTTATAATACTGGGCATGCTGAGTCCGCTAGTTTCTCTTACCTTGGCTCTTTATATTTGCCTTTTTGTTTATATAGAACTGGAGAGGACACAATTAAAACTTGCCATGCAAAAGGATGAGAACAAGCATTTGAGAAAGCTTGATTACCTCTACGAAACGACAGGGGCCTTGGAATACGGCAAGGAAATCCGCATTTACGACCTGGGCGAGGACCTTATGAAAAGGTACAAGGAGGCCGTGGTCGATTACAAGAATTTTTTAAGATCCTACAAGCGGAAAGATTTTCTCTACAACAGCCTGGCTGTCCTTGGACTTTTAGGATCATCTGCCCTTGCCATTTGGTATTTGATCACTGGTTACAGGTCGGGGACCGTCAGCTCGGCCAACTTTATGATGTATCTGTCATCTCTGATTTCACTGGGTGTTTTGGTCGAGACCTTTACCAGGAGATTTTGCTTTTATGTTATTAGCGAATCCAAGAAGACGCGGACGGCCTTTGAACTCTTGGATTCGGATTTGAGTCACAAGGGGGTTTTGGATATTGAATTGAATCCGCCCATGGAAATTGAATTTAAGGACCTTTGGTTTAAGTACGCGGACGATAGCCCTTATGTATTAAAGGGCCTTAATTTAAAGATAAATGCCAATGAAACTGTGGCCCTGGTCGGAAGAAATGGGGCAGGCAAGTCCACTATAATCGCACTTTTGACAGGCTTTTACGAGCCGACCAAAGGCCAAATCCTCTTAAACGGAGTGGATATAAGTAAATTTTCTAAAAAGGACTTGTACACTTACTTTAATGGCATCTTCCAAAATGTAAATTTATTTCCACTGGACTTGGCCCACAATGTTGCCATGCAAGAAAATCCAGACGAGAAAAGAGTCTGGCAAGCCCTTGAAGCTGTTGGCCTAAAGGAAAAATTCCAAGCCATATCGACAGGCCTCCAAACGCAAATCCTAAAGGGCGTTTACAATGACGCGGTGGGCTTGAGCGGTGGCGAGGCTCAAAAGGTTTCCATATCCAGGGCCATTTACAAGGACGCACCCATTACGCTTTTGGACGAGCCAACGGCAGCTCTTGACGCCCTGGCTGAGTACGATATTTACACAGGCTTACACAAGGCGTCTGATGCCAAGACTTCGATTTATATTTCCCACAGGCTCTCGTCCACCAAGTTTTGCGACAGGATAGTCTATCTTGAGGACGGCAAGGTCTTGGAAGAGGGGACTCACGACGAGCTCTTGGAGAGGGACGGAGAATATGCCAGGATTTTTAAAATCCAAGGCAAATACTATCAAAAGGAGAATTATGAAGATGAAAAAATTTAA
- a CDS encoding ABC transporter ATP-binding protein, with translation MTKEVLVQVEHLSKHFKVGRHQILKAVDDISFNIYKGETFGVVGESGCGKTTAGRTILGMYPATHGKVLFDGKDVHSMSKKEAFDFKKKAQYIFQDPYASLDPRMTIGDIIAEGMDTHFDLSKKERTDRINELLGTVGLNKEHGARFPHELSGGQRQRVGIARSLAIEPKFIVCDEPISALDVSIQAQVVNLLNKLQKDMGLTYMFISHDLSMVKHISDRICVMYLGSVVELAKSSEIYENSLHPYTQALISAIPVPDPEVGKKSNRIHLEGEVPSPINVPPGCKFAGRCSKCMPICKEVAPQLREVKPEHFVACHLYNE, from the coding sequence ATGACAAAAGAAGTACTAGTACAAGTTGAACATCTCTCAAAACACTTTAAAGTTGGTAGGCACCAAATTTTAAAGGCAGTTGACGATATTTCATTTAATATTTACAAGGGCGAAACCTTTGGTGTTGTAGGTGAATCAGGTTGCGGTAAGACAACTGCAGGCCGTACAATCCTCGGCATGTATCCAGCAACCCACGGTAAGGTTTTATTTGATGGCAAGGACGTACACTCAATGAGTAAAAAAGAAGCCTTTGACTTCAAAAAGAAAGCCCAATATATATTCCAAGACCCTTACGCAAGCTTGGACCCAAGAATGACCATCGGCGATATTATCGCTGAAGGTATGGACACCCACTTTGACCTATCCAAAAAAGAACGCACAGATAGGATCAATGAACTTTTGGGCACAGTTGGTCTAAACAAAGAACACGGGGCACGTTTCCCACACGAATTATCAGGTGGACAAAGACAACGTGTAGGTATTGCAAGAAGCCTTGCAATTGAACCAAAGTTCATCGTTTGCGACGAACCAATCTCAGCTCTTGACGTAAGTATCCAAGCACAAGTTGTTAACTTGTTAAATAAATTACAAAAAGATATGGGCCTAACCTATATGTTTATATCCCATGACTTGTCAATGGTAAAACATATTTCAGATAGGATCTGTGTAATGTATTTGGGATCAGTAGTTGAACTTGCTAAGTCAAGCGAAATCTACGAAAACTCCCTCCACCCTTACACCCAAGCCCTAATCTCAGCAATACCTGTACCGGACCCAGAAGTTGGTAAAAAATCTAACAGGATCCACCTAGAAGGTGAAGTACCTTCACCAATCAACGTCCCACCAGGATGTAAGTTTGCAGGTCGTTGCTCCAAGTGCATGCCAATCTGTAAGGAAGTTGCTCCTCAATTGAGAGAAGTAAAACCAGAACACTTTGTGGCCTGCCACTTGTATAACGAATAA
- a CDS encoding ABC transporter ATP-binding protein, whose translation MADRLIDVKNLQVSFHTYAGEVKAVRGLDFHVNRGETLAFVGESGCGKSVTAKALMRLLPEESSEIKKNSIITFEGEDVMSMKGKRLTDLRGGDIAMIFQDPMTSLNPTLTIGMQVTEALKIHRGLKGDDAKREAIRLLELVQIPEAAKRLKSYPHELSGGMRQRVMIAMALSCSPKLLIADEPTTALDVTIQAQILDLIHDLKEQMHTAVILVTHDLGVVANFADRIQVMYAGDIIEEGTTDEIFYNARHPYTWALLNSIPKVHDTKNDDLRALGGTPPDLLLPLPGCPFAPRCSRAMEICKKMAPPASVHSDTHRSWCWLEHEYAGEIDWQAMREGGY comes from the coding sequence ATGGCAGATAGATTAATAGATGTAAAAAATTTACAGGTATCCTTCCACACCTACGCTGGTGAAGTTAAGGCCGTTAGAGGTTTGGACTTCCACGTAAATAGGGGGGAAACCTTGGCTTTTGTAGGTGAATCTGGTTGCGGTAAGAGTGTTACCGCCAAGGCTCTTATGAGACTTTTGCCAGAAGAATCCTCAGAAATTAAAAAAAATTCAATCATCACCTTTGAAGGTGAAGATGTTATGTCTATGAAGGGCAAGAGACTTACTGATTTAAGGGGTGGAGACATTGCTATGATCTTCCAAGACCCTATGACATCTCTAAACCCAACCCTTACAATTGGCATGCAAGTTACAGAAGCTCTCAAAATCCACAGGGGATTAAAGGGTGACGATGCCAAGCGTGAGGCCATTAGACTATTAGAATTGGTTCAAATTCCTGAGGCAGCCAAGAGATTAAAATCATACCCACACGAATTATCAGGCGGGATGAGACAAAGAGTTATGATCGCCATGGCGCTATCATGCTCACCAAAACTTTTGATTGCTGACGAACCAACAACAGCTCTGGACGTTACTATCCAAGCTCAAATCTTGGACCTTATCCACGATTTGAAAGAACAAATGCACACAGCTGTTATCCTTGTAACTCACGACCTGGGAGTTGTAGCAAACTTTGCTGACAGGATCCAAGTTATGTATGCAGGCGACATCATTGAAGAAGGTACTACAGATGAAATCTTCTACAATGCTAGACACCCATACACCTGGGCCCTATTAAACTCAATTCCTAAGGTTCACGATACCAAGAATGACGACTTAAGAGCACTTGGCGGTACACCACCAGACTTATTATTGCCACTTCCTGGCTGCCCATTTGCACCAAGGTGCTCAAGGGCTATGGAAATTTGCAAGAAGATGGCTCCACCAGCAAGCGTGCACTCAGACACCCACCGTTCATGGTGCTGGCTAGAACACGAATACGCCGGAGAAATCGACTGGCAAGCTATGAGAGAAGGAGGATACTAA
- a CDS encoding ABC transporter permease, which produces MEKDIKMNASNITPDMFKRIPMDDDEAEKIARPIITFWEDVWRRLKMNKAAMFSLVLIVLLVFMCIFGPMMNKFEYATQDASVRNQTPNGTYWFGTDSAGRDIFTRIWMGGRKSLTIGLVCAFVAMLVGVTYGAIAGLSGGWVDTILMRIVEIISSLPYLLIIILVQLWLDSQTFGTMLLALSLTSWTGTSRLVRGEVLRIKNEEFVLAARTLGVPQSKIILKHLVPNAMSIVIVGATFDIPGFIFSEAFLSYMGLGLKPPEVSWGIMSSEAQQQLMFHPYQLFFPTLMIALTMLSFTLLGDGLRDALDPKLRK; this is translated from the coding sequence ATGGAAAAAGACATTAAAATGAATGCTTCCAACATCACTCCAGATATGTTTAAACGCATACCTATGGATGATGACGAAGCTGAAAAAATTGCCCGTCCTATTATTACTTTTTGGGAGGACGTTTGGCGTCGTTTAAAGATGAATAAGGCAGCTATGTTCTCTCTTGTTCTAATTGTTTTATTAGTTTTTATGTGTATTTTTGGACCTATGATGAATAAGTTCGAATACGCTACCCAAGATGCTAGTGTTAGAAACCAAACACCAAATGGGACTTACTGGTTTGGTACTGACTCAGCAGGTAGAGATATTTTTACCCGTATTTGGATGGGTGGTAGGAAATCTCTAACCATCGGTTTGGTCTGTGCTTTTGTAGCCATGCTTGTAGGTGTTACCTACGGGGCTATCGCAGGTCTATCAGGTGGTTGGGTTGATACAATCCTCATGAGAATTGTTGAAATTATTTCATCCCTACCTTATCTATTGATAATAATATTGGTCCAACTTTGGCTGGATTCTCAGACCTTTGGGACCATGCTCTTGGCACTTTCTCTTACAAGCTGGACCGGTACTAGCCGGCTGGTTCGTGGTGAAGTTTTAAGGATTAAAAACGAAGAATTCGTACTTGCAGCAAGGACACTGGGTGTTCCTCAATCAAAGATCATTTTGAAGCACTTGGTACCAAATGCTATGAGTATTGTTATAGTTGGTGCAACTTTTGATATTCCTGGCTTTATTTTCTCAGAAGCCTTCTTATCATACATGGGTCTTGGACTTAAACCACCTGAAGTTTCATGGGGTATTATGTCCAGTGAAGCTCAACAACAACTCATGTTCCACCCTTACCAACTATTCTTCCCAACACTTATGATAGCTTTAACCATGTTATCATTTACTCTTTTGGGAGACGGTCTAAGAGACGCTCTTGACCCTAAACTGAGAAAGTAA
- a CDS encoding ABC transporter permease — MTRYVLRRIAFMIVTLLVISAGTFWMMHSVPGNPLTNMAKKNLPPQVMENFMKKYKLDRPISEQYVIFLKNAVQGDFGESIIYPGQKISKTIAKTAPVSAKLGFIALIIGFTIGVTLGFVAALNRGKWPDYVVIAISILGVTIPSFVMAALLQYFLGNKLRWFPITYKAKNWKSMVMPIIALSFGTIATYARYMRSSVLEVVNSDYVLTARAKGVSKMGVLFKHILKNAMIPAITILGPQIMGVFGGSFIIEKIFGIPGLGFFLVKSIPDRDYPMIIATTVLFAFLFVVSQLVVDIVYGLVDPRIKIQD; from the coding sequence ATGACAAGATACGTATTAAGGCGTATTGCCTTTATGATTGTTACACTACTTGTAATCTCGGCTGGTACATTCTGGATGATGCACTCTGTACCAGGTAATCCATTAACCAACATGGCAAAGAAAAACTTGCCACCTCAAGTTATGGAAAACTTTATGAAAAAGTATAAGCTCGACAGACCTATCTCTGAGCAATATGTAATCTTTTTGAAAAATGCTGTCCAAGGGGACTTTGGTGAATCCATTATCTACCCTGGCCAAAAGATTTCAAAGACTATTGCAAAGACAGCGCCAGTAAGTGCTAAGCTTGGTTTTATTGCTCTGATTATCGGCTTTACTATAGGTGTTACACTAGGTTTTGTGGCTGCTTTAAACAGGGGTAAGTGGCCAGATTATGTAGTTATTGCTATTTCAATCTTGGGTGTTACAATTCCATCATTTGTTATGGCTGCCCTCTTACAATATTTCTTGGGCAACAAACTCAGATGGTTCCCTATCACATACAAGGCGAAAAACTGGAAGTCAATGGTTATGCCTATCATTGCTCTATCATTTGGTACTATTGCTACTTATGCAAGGTACATGAGAAGCTCTGTTCTAGAAGTTGTTAACTCAGACTATGTTTTAACTGCTAGGGCAAAAGGCGTAAGCAAAATGGGAGTTTTATTTAAACATATTTTAAAAAATGCGATGATTCCAGCTATTACTATACTGGGACCACAAATTATGGGCGTTTTTGGAGGATCATTTATCATTGAAAAGATTTTTGGTATTCCAGGCCTAGGATTTTTCTTAGTTAAAAGTATTCCAGATCGCGACTACCCAATGATTATCGCAACTACAGTTTTATTTGCATTTTTATTTGTAGTCAGCCAATTGGTTGTTGATATTGTCTACGGTCTAGTTGACCCAAGAATCAAGATTCAAGATTAG
- a CDS encoding peptide ABC transporter substrate-binding protein, which yields MNKKLLALILAALMAITMLTACGKKDEPAKKDEPAVTDNSDKSEDKKDEESKDDSASENDGMINGEKIDEDQYINTFMDLWPNTYDPSKGNDTYGNNVLVNVLEPLIRYNEDHYEPAGAESWDISDDGLTYTFHIRKGNKWDDGKEVTAEDYAYGIRRSAMQDTASPYASFTYPLVNGQKVNSGEADIEELGVETPDEYTLVLTLGNPVPFFLDMLLNRVYFPQREDYVEQYGDQYSTDLGNIPMCGPFLIEDMTLNNEINYVKNPNFWNAANVMPDRVHVAILNDQNTINNALMTGEIDYSGVGDPKVREELEQSGEYNILKRQNPWTGYFMMNYGPDSHVANNKITRAIAAVLDRQEVIDNAWNGTPVPAYAFVSPVMRCQGVEFNKEGEGPAKRLMEDIKDPKALFEEGVKELGGDPNGYVVRLLGSDNSDSGRIAIEAFQQQIEKALGCKVDAQNLDWNAFTNVVESGDFDIAWAGWGADYNDPINLLETVYSKAPAYNIGWVNEKFDLLLEEARVEVDAEKRAELLREAENIMIYDDAVIIPINHGVANIFRKKYLRGAADNWFTTMGLQTLYTVGR from the coding sequence ATGAATAAAAAGTTATTGGCTTTAATTCTTGCAGCTTTAATGGCTATTACAATGCTAACAGCATGTGGCAAGAAAGATGAGCCAGCAAAGAAAGACGAACCTGCAGTTACAGATAACTCAGACAAGTCAGAAGACAAGAAAGACGAAGAATCAAAAGATGATTCAGCTAGCGAAAATGATGGAATGATCAACGGCGAAAAAATCGACGAAGACCAATACATCAACACATTTATGGATCTATGGCCAAACACATACGACCCATCAAAAGGTAACGATACTTATGGTAACAATGTTCTTGTTAACGTCTTAGAACCACTTATCAGATATAACGAAGACCACTATGAACCAGCTGGTGCTGAAAGCTGGGATATCTCAGATGACGGTCTAACTTATACTTTCCACATCAGAAAAGGAAACAAGTGGGATGACGGTAAAGAAGTTACAGCTGAAGACTATGCTTACGGTATCAGACGTTCAGCTATGCAAGACACTGCATCACCATATGCAAGTTTCACTTACCCACTAGTTAACGGTCAAAAAGTTAACTCAGGCGAAGCTGATATTGAAGAACTTGGCGTTGAAACACCAGATGAATACACCCTAGTTCTTACACTTGGCAACCCAGTTCCATTCTTCTTGGACATGCTTCTAAACAGAGTTTACTTCCCACAAAGAGAAGACTATGTTGAACAATACGGCGACCAATACTCAACAGACCTAGGCAACATCCCAATGTGTGGACCATTCCTAATCGAAGATATGACATTAAATAATGAAATCAACTATGTTAAGAATCCAAACTTCTGGAATGCTGCAAACGTTATGCCAGACAGAGTTCACGTTGCTATCTTAAACGACCAAAACACAATCAACAACGCTCTAATGACAGGCGAAATTGACTACTCAGGTGTTGGTGATCCAAAGGTTCGTGAAGAACTTGAACAATCAGGTGAATACAACATTCTTAAGAGACAAAACCCATGGACAGGTTACTTCATGATGAACTACGGTCCAGATTCACACGTAGCTAACAACAAGATCACAAGAGCTATCGCAGCTGTTCTTGACAGACAAGAAGTTATCGACAACGCTTGGAACGGTACACCAGTTCCTGCATACGCATTCGTATCACCAGTTATGAGATGCCAAGGCGTAGAATTCAACAAAGAAGGCGAAGGCCCAGCTAAGAGATTGATGGAAGACATCAAAGATCCAAAGGCTCTATTCGAAGAAGGAGTTAAGGAACTTGGCGGAGATCCAAACGGATACGTTGTAAGACTACTTGGTTCAGACAACTCAGACTCAGGACGTATTGCTATCGAAGCTTTCCAACAACAAATTGAAAAGGCTCTAGGATGCAAAGTTGACGCTCAAAACCTTGACTGGAACGCATTTACAAACGTAGTTGAATCAGGCGACTTTGATATCGCTTGGGCAGGTTGGGGTGCAGACTACAACGACCCAATCAACCTACTCGAAACAGTTTACTCAAAAGCTCCAGCTTACAACATTGGTTGGGTTAACGAAAAATTTGACTTACTTCTAGAAGAAGCTAGAGTTGAAGTAGATGCTGAAAAGAGAGCAGAACTATTAAGAGAAGCTGAAAATATTATGATTTATGACGACGCAGTTATTATTCCTATTAACCACGGCGTTGCAAATATCTTCAGAAAGAAATACCTACGCGGTGCAGCAGACAACTGGTTCACAACAATGGGCCTACAAACTCTATACACTGTAGGTAGATAA
- a CDS encoding O-antigen ligase, which translates to MENKAVVKRTIDKDQVIYALVFAILTLALGIFMGGKFALLAMAGAMVLPIVYKYQFLSLNLFIMAYAFLPDIVILAAEILFFAVMVIDLKFNKKVIKANTLLIPMFLAGVFMIINSFTSLNILGSMRDLAFNFGGIFLALMVYKEVNTKERLNNILTSIAIGAALVGVFGLYQFVFLGTVQREWIDASLKGVITRRAYSVFMNPNIFAEYLVLVTPLVVSQFWAHRDGFKKFIYLMISGLLLLNMMLTFSRGGMVSIAVAAMVFLFFAMRPLFVFLIPIGIFSINFLPEKIQNRIYSIFNFADSSTSYRFKMWGITKDLIRDHSMVGVGFGHKAFKQEFELLIRSMPIFHAHNTYLEIMAEGGALGIISFLYIVIGSMVNLFKSGMKSTDKYIRTVSIGLLASIIGILTNGMTEHIVYINRIIVMLWMVFGLTGALRNIYEDEKEKINAN; encoded by the coding sequence ATGGAAAATAAAGCTGTTGTGAAGAGAACCATAGACAAGGACCAAGTTATCTACGCCCTTGTATTTGCGATATTGACTCTTGCCTTAGGGATTTTTATGGGCGGCAAATTTGCTTTGCTCGCAATGGCCGGTGCCATGGTACTGCCCATAGTTTACAAGTACCAGTTTTTATCTCTCAATTTATTTATAATGGCCTACGCCTTTTTGCCGGACATAGTGATTTTGGCGGCGGAAATTTTATTCTTTGCGGTAATGGTCATTGATTTAAAATTTAACAAGAAGGTTATCAAGGCAAATACGCTTTTGATTCCCATGTTTTTGGCCGGTGTTTTTATGATTATAAATTCCTTTACCAGCTTAAATATCTTGGGCTCTATGAGGGATTTGGCCTTTAACTTTGGCGGCATATTTTTGGCCCTTATGGTCTACAAGGAAGTTAACACAAAGGAAAGGCTCAATAATATTTTGACTTCAATCGCAATTGGCGCAGCCCTGGTCGGAGTTTTTGGCCTTTATCAATTCGTATTTTTGGGCACGGTCCAAAGGGAGTGGATAGACGCTAGTCTCAAGGGCGTCATCACCAGACGGGCCTACTCGGTCTTTATGAATCCAAATATCTTTGCTGAGTATTTGGTCCTGGTAACGCCACTTGTAGTCAGCCAATTTTGGGCCCACAGGGACGGCTTTAAAAAATTCATCTATCTGATGATATCTGGCCTCTTACTTTTAAATATGATGCTTACTTTCTCACGCGGAGGCATGGTTTCAATCGCGGTAGCGGCCATGGTGTTTTTGTTCTTTGCCATGAGACCTCTCTTTGTATTTTTGATCCCAATAGGAATTTTTTCTATAAATTTCCTGCCGGAGAAAATTCAAAATCGTATTTACAGCATCTTTAACTTTGCCGATTCATCCACCAGCTACCGTTTTAAGATGTGGGGAATTACAAAAGATTTAATTAGAGACCACTCAATGGTCGGGGTTGGCTTTGGCCACAAGGCCTTTAAACAGGAGTTTGAATTATTGATTCGGTCCATGCCAATCTTCCACGCCCACAACACTTATTTGGAAATTATGGCTGAGGGCGGAGCGCTGGGAATTATTTCTTTCCTATATATAGTGATTGGATCAATGGTAAATTTATTTAAGAGTGGAATGAAGTCTACAGACAAATATATAAGGACGGTTTCCATTGGGCTTTTGGCAAGCATCATAGGAATTTTGACAAATGGAATGACCGAGCACATCGTATATATAAATAGGATAATTGTTATGCTTTGGATGGTCTTTGGTCTGACGGGCGCCCTTAGAAATATATACGAAGACGAAAAAGAAAAAATAAATGCAAATTAA